The region CATGTATATAAAAACACATCAGCAGCCAAGATTCTTAAAATGAGAggaagagtgtttttttttttgatgaacagAGAGGAAGAGTGTTTAATCACCCTTAACCGGCCTTTTGAGATAACGGTGATTTAACATAAGATTAGAGTCAGATATTTTGAGTTCAGAGTGAAGAATCTTGAAATCAAACTCTGACTGGTACAGTTTGtgtttcatttcaattaaatattctacgttaTTTATTCGCATAAACTTCTAAGACgagtgaaagagaaaaaatggcTTACAGAGATGTCTGTGCTTGAAGGAGGATCAGGGTTTGCTGGGCTTACAGAGGTGGCAGTGGTTGAAGGAGGATCAGCTTCTTGGTCTGGTGTTGCAGGTGATGGATGATCAGGGTTCGCTGTCGTTGAAGGAGGAGGATGATCAGCTTCTGGGTCTGTTGTTGCAGATGGTGTATGATCTTCTGCAACTTGTTTAGTGGCTGAAGAAGCAATTTCTTGGGTACTTGGAGTATCCTCTTGATCAGATTTAGTCTCGACACCCAAACACTTTAAAATAACCCTAACAGCTTCTTCCAGAAAATAAGCAACTCTTCCTGTACTCGTGGCCTCGTTGGCTGATTCCTCCTCCATTTTTGagcccttcttcttcttcttcttcttcttcctcgatCTACCACTACTACTCCACCGACTCCTTCGCCCTCAATTAATGAGATCCTGACTCCTGTCACTCCACTTTTATTGCCCCAAGTACAAAACTGTCCTCgatccttttttgttttcttttacattCATGCGTG is a window of Alnus glutinosa chromosome 4, dhAlnGlut1.1, whole genome shotgun sequence DNA encoding:
- the LOC133866782 gene encoding uncharacterized protein LOC133866782: MEEESANEATSTGRVAYFLEEAVRVILKCLGVETKSDQEDTPSTQEIASSATKQVAEDHTPSATTDPEADHPPPSTTANPDHPSPATPDQEADPPSTTATSVSPANPDPPSSTDISEVVARTRALSVPSRPSLSTGSGPQTN